The Tribolium castaneum strain GA2 chromosome 3, icTriCast1.1, whole genome shotgun sequence sequence TTGTGTTTGACGAAATaaacaagactaaattttctttattgtGTCTCTCTGTGCTAGATTCCTGTCTCGTGTTATTTatgtttggaaatatttttcggGGATTGCTAATTTTCGCGTTACAATTTTACGACCActgtttactatttttacgtTATTAAAGCTCGACTCTGATATTGAGACATAAGCAATGTAAACAAATATTGCTTTGTGAAAAGTCGCCTTAATCAAGATGTAATGAAATCGTAAAAAGCGAGTTTTTATAGAAACGTTACTAAAAATGTGATATTCACGTGGTTAGCACTAATCAGGTGTTAGAAAACACAATAGACGACAGTTTTTTTCCGTGTTATTGTCTATTTTTAAATCGATAGAATTAACAGACACAGCAGACATCACCCACCGTTATCGTTTCAATTTATCATTGTTTTGTGTTGTTGAATCAATAGGTATTCAACATGCCGTTGGAGGTCTAGCATCAAAACCTGAACGTGATTTATTAATGCAAGACTTTATGACTGTTGAAACGACGAATTTTCCAAGCGAAGGCTCCAATCACACTCCAGCTCATCATTTTTCCGAgtttaaattcaaaacttaCGCCCCTATAGCTTTTAGATATTTCCGAGATTTGTTCGGAATACAACCTGACGATTTTTTAGTGAGTTTTTATGGAAtttggtcgattttaaataatttaatatttcgtAGATGTCAATGTGTGATAGTCCCTTAAGAGAGTTGTCCAATCCGGGAGCTAGCGgatcgattttttatttgactaGTGATgatgaatttattattaagaCTGTACAGCATAAGGAGGGagagtttttgcaaaaattgttacccGGTACGATTGCACAAATCATTAAATAATTGGTTCGATTGCGCTTTTTTCTAGGTTATTATATGAATTTGAATCAAAACCCGCGCACGTTACTACCGAAATTCTTCGGCTTGTACTGTTATCAATGTAATAGCAAAAATGTAAGACTGGTAATTATGAATAATCTGTTACCTAGCTCAGTAGTGATGCATCAAAAGTATGATCTCAAAGGAAGCACTTACAAAAGAAAGGTAAAGTTTCTATGGGTGTTCATTCCGACATGGATTCGTTTTTTAATAGGCGTCTAAAGCGGAGAGTCAAAAGCGTTCCCCGACTTACAAAGATCTGGATTTTATGGAACATCATCCTGAGGGTATTTTAATGGAAGCTGATACGTATAATGCTTTAGTCAAGACGATTCAACGCGATTGTCGAGTGTtggaaagttttaaaattatggatTATAGTTTACTTTTAACGATTCATAACTTGGACCAGGCTCAGAGGGAGAAACAAGTAATTATAATTGTCTCGAACGTTACAAATCAATCTTTACGATTTTTTCAAGGAACAAAGATCTCGTAATAATCTGGAAGAAGTACCTGAAGAGGGTACTTTATCTGATCCCAGTGGTGCCCTACTTTATAACGAAAGGGAAAGGGAGAAGGAGGACAGGATCGGAGCTGCTGCTTTGAATAGGAGTAGATCAATCAATCGACAAAGACTGGTTGCGCATTCCACTGCCATGGAGAGCATTCAAGCGGAATCGGAGCCTATAGATGAGGATGAGGATGTTCCGTAAGTACTTAAAAAAGTGTGTTGTATGAGCTGTGACGTTATCACAATAGTATGTTATTGTGTGagtcacatttttttcaattatgtcAAGTACATAATTGCACCGCGATTGTAATCTCGATTCATACAAATTgagtgattattttttaattaatttgcatttCGTACAGCTGTGATAAATGTGCAAATTTTTACCCACAATGGAGCAATAAATTGTAGgcgtaaaattttgtaatcaaCAATGTTTTCAAGGAAAAAAAAGGGTTATCTCAGAATCTAAGTttatcttaattatttttatagatAATGCTGtcctattttttcaattttccaaatattATTACGTTCTTACattacaacatttttatttttttgattaacaATCCATCACAAAGGTTTTCCCAAAATctcattttgattatttagtttttaacttaaaaacgtgaaaaaggcaaaaataacaccattgtCGATTCAATTCTATCattttttgggtaatttttgacgaaattttgttaaatcttgAATATTCTTTGAATGAAGAACATTGTAATGTAAAAATGCTTGAGCCATATCATTTACGAatcaatttattgtttttttctgcGATTTACGcttgaaactaaaaatttagtGCTTTTTCTTCCGTTCTGacaaatttcgcaaaataaaaataaagctctTAAGAAGGcacaaataacaaataatgtaCATTTGACGTATCGTAACAAGTGAAAATTATAGTCCTGGGGGCATACCTGCAAGAAATGCGAAAGGCGAGCGTTTGCTGCTGTTTATCGGAATAATCGACATCTTGCAGAGCTATAGGCTAAAGAAGAAGTTGGAACACACTTGGAAGTCGATGATTCACGATGGGGTTGGTTTCTAattcttgtaatttttcagcTAAATGTTTGACTTTTTAGGATACGGTATCGGTGCATAGACCTAGTTTTTACGCTCAAAGGTTTCAAAAATTCATGGCTGAGAAAGTGTTCAAAAAGATCCCTTCTCGTAAGTATCTCCCAATTATCTTCTTGTATGTAACATAACAGATATGTGGGATCATTTTAACAACAGTCAATGGTTTAATTTTGAACTGGCGAAGAAATAATCGGGAATATGTTTCGTGTTTTTCTCTCTGCAGAATTCGTAGTTGGCCCTCCCACTTTTTTATGTACCATTATTGTTAATGTAGTCTTTGTGTTAATGTCAACGCCAGGATTTTTACCTctttattacaaattataGTAGTGgatctaattattaattaataatcaatCCCGTTACCATTTTTCATTGCCACTTACTACCACTTCTATAATTCGTAGCGAGTAGTTATGTAGTATGTTGGACTCTGACTCTGTATGTGTGTGTTTCAATGCTTCATGTAGTGGACTTGCCCGAGATTAAGGGCAATCATCGCAAGTTTCGCACACTGGTTACCAGCTATATAGGTAAAGTCCACCCCACGGTATTTTATTGCATcttattaactaatttttaacagttttttctttgttttcgaTTTTCTTTGCTTGTATTCGCTTTGATTCTTAATCTTTTCCTTTAATAGTTTACTCATCTAAGGCCGGGAAAGCCCACTTTTCACCTGgcatattttattaagttgttaCAACAAGAATCGCGTGTGAAGTGTGCGtggcttttttttattaatgtgtcAGAGAAACGCTACAAAAGCAATGGGCAACATCAGGCaatatttttggaattaaaaaatcacaccGAATGAATGTTTATAGTattcattttcattatttttttaatttttcggtgAAAAGAATCTAGATTACGCAAAATAATATCATAAATGCTATTGACTTTTTGACGAGATTTTACCCAAGAAAGAACCAGCTAAATAGAGTGAAGCAGACAAGCTTTTGtacaaagttatttttaaattttcgatgAAATTTGGTTATCTTTCAGTCAGTTTTAACGATCTAGTATTTCACTTGGTTTTGCCTGAAACActtgaaaattcaaaaaataacattatttttggcCGAAATAATTGTTGGACTTAATGCAGTgattttcgtcaaaattttttggttttgcgttttaattttgactaCACGAATCaagttgaataaaaaacactaatataCCGATGTAGTTACATAATTTTGTAGCAACTTAACATTGTTTGGTGGCTAAGGAGCTCGAGAAATGCAAAATATTCGATTTAATTTGCTGATTTTTTAGCAAGATCTGGAAAAAATCTAGTATTATTGAAATGTCGATCGTataataaaatagttaattcTACTAGAAAATGCTTGATTTTTCTTGAATCGTGGACTTTTCCGGCATTTCATTCCAATTTGTCTTTGTTTTGCTCACTAATTGcaagatttttaataaattgcaaaCTACTTAGACACTAAGGTAATGTTGTTTGTGGTTTGTTTTCGTTTAATGTGTTTGTGTGTTTGTAATAATTAAGGTGATTACATTcactttgataattttttattcatgtgAGAATTGAcgctttgtttttaattaaatggatgatagttttagtttttttgcttGGAAAATGTTGCTATAATCGAGTCGGTGTTGTTTGTTACAGCATTAAAGCATTCCCCTTCTAAAAGAAAATCTTTGTCACGACCTCTTCGACCACACGAAGAATCAGATAACAACAGTGAGTATAAAATGTTTCAGATCGTTGCTCGTAAATGCTTTTGCATCAATTGAGTAATTTTcacgaattttcaaaaactcttACTTACCGACGATCaattattgctttttaaaccaaattcaTCTTGTGCTTTTTAAGTAAATCGTTTTGTGCTAATTCATGTGGTGTTGGGTTATACAGCTACTGTGCAGGCGCAGGTGAATGCTAGCCAACAGAACGGAAGCAAAACCGGTGagtggtttcatttttgttgtatCATCAAGCGATTAATTCGAGTTGAAAAAGTCCAATTGACCTTTAAATAActgataaatattttcaagcatTTAAAGGTCAAAATGGAGTTTTCCATTTGTATTAACTGTTGAGTATTcccccaaaattttttttcatgctGCTCAGTGAGTCCTACTGAAACGATACCCGCCAAAATATCACCTCCTGCCTATCCTTCTTCAGTGGGAACACCTCTCACTTCTCCTCCGGCCTCCTCGTATCCTGCTGTTCTCGTAGGACGGTCAAGTACCGAAAGTAAGCCTAAAGTGCCCCCGCCAGTTCCTCCCCGAGGCACTcccaaagtaaaaaaaggGGGCAACGTTAATGGCAAAGGTGCGACGCATTGTGGTTTTGTAGTATCGAAACGATCGCATGCCAATAACACCACGCTTCTGTTTGTTGATGATTCTGTGCATGATGCCAGAACGCATCGGAGAAGTCGTTCAGATGAATATTTACGTAAAAGTAAAGGCGACAGTAATGAACGCCTTTGGGGAAATTTGAATTGGAATGTTGGCGATGTTCATTTTTACGGCATGGACGattatgttaaaatttgaGTGTGTGTTTTCACAGTTTTTGCACAGTTTCGAAATctataaaattcaaatgcgacgttggcgtttttacagttttgaaaCTGCTAATATAATGGGTAAAATGATCCGTacaattcactggaacaaaccgttttgctctacgacttttagttttaagttataatttttaaataaataacctggcgcatccaccatttttaacattgcaataatttattaaataatgtttcgAGTAAGCTAGTGGTGTAAAAAAGCTAGTACAGTACGTAAACGTAAAATGAGCTACAGAATTCAttggaataaaccgttttgatttttgacttATGAATTTTGTTGTTGAAGAATTAAGTAttcttcatagggttatctctaaaagttccggagttattgcttgataaatgttccgggtacctggatcgaccaaaatcgcgacaaaaattgcaaaaatcaaaactttaaaaaccGAACCAATTgtcttttttctacttttaacaactccagagggttgtaaaggcatagaaaagtccataaaactttgctagaatgaatttgaaacaaatatttgttttcatttttaagagttttagAGAAGTAAAAATTCCATAAAACCTTCTAGAACGCTGTTTCGAGACTGTGTAACAATTGTTTCGTGCATATTTTTCGCGACttgttttctttgtaataatttagttgTTTGTGTTTCTTGAGCTTCGTCTTTTCTCTTTACATTGTATAAATTGAGTTGCTGCTTTGTTCGATATGCTTAACTCAACTCATCCCAGCTAGACTGTAGCGCTTAAAACGATGTACCAACCAATGCAGGTGTAGCTCCAAGCTGCTGCAGTACTCCTCCACCAACCTTCGACGAAGTCCTCGAACAGAGAGCCTCTGCATCCCTTGAAGGAGTTCCTTCTTCCACACCGGCCAGAGTTAGGGTCGGCTCTCATCATTCGCACCATCACGTCAcggtcaaaaattacaaagaggACGTTGTCAGGTTAGTTTTTCtcaatgcatttttttaaatatcatgAACTAAAATTTTGTCGCGAATTGTTTAGTATAACCGATATAAAATTGGAGTCACGTGCTGAGACCAAGTCTTCTTTGAGTGTGGAGTCGGGCAGTTCGGGGGCTGGTCATTCGAGCCACTCTCGGGGGCTAGCATGGACGCCCCCCGCCTCTGTGGAGGGCTCCACCCCCACGTGGACCGAAGGTACGCCTTCATTTACTGAATCATCAAGTAGCGGCGATATGGGTGAGTGTATCActaaaatgactaaaaatttgcatgtcattctctctctctctcttcTTACTAATTTCTTTAGATTAGATTATTGATTATTCATTCCATTTGTTGACTCACTTTTTTGCACTCTTCTTTTTTTCTGTTGTTGTTTCAAACCAAAACTGTTGAAATATTCCGAGCGCAATAATCAATAAAACTAATCTTGTAAAATGGCTTATTAAATCCAAGTAATTATGAATGGGGGATTAGCTTTTTTTCGAGTAGTAGTTAGTTAAAGCTTAGTTAAGACGAAGCGATGTCTAGGATGTCCAACAACACCGTTGCGTCAATCGTCCAACACTTCCATGAAGGCAGGACATCACAAACAAACGGTGGAGCATGCCATCAACTGTCTCACCTCTGAAATGGTGAGTTTCAAGCCTTAAACAACACAACTAATGCATTTTTCACACCCAGTAATTAAACACGATGATTTCTTTGGTTTTGTCCTGAGTGTGAGTTTTGCAATAACAATTCACTTGTGCTTTTTCAATCACTCAAACACTTTGAAGGTTTCAATTCAAACAGTTCAAACCTTCAAAGGCTCGCACCACGGGGTTCACCATGTAAATCAGTTGTTATTACACAGTTTAGCGCAAAACCTAAATCTAGGCCGAAACTGATCTTATTTTATCGTTAAACAACGGTATTTAAGTTACTTTTcacatttaataaatcttgtcgcgaatttttttcttttttgggcgttttttttaatcacactagaatattttttttataaaaatcttcTCCAATGCTTTGCGTTACAAAATTTGCGTTTTTAGAGTTTCGgtttagtttttgtttatcgAACACAACTTAATCAGTTTCcgctcgtttttttttctatcaatTGCCCACTTTTTGGAAAACGGAATTGTTTACTCGTCCGTGTACACAGTTTACGTTTCTCGCTTCCTCTCCTCTATGCTAGGCAtgctttttgtatttatttctccgtttataataaatgacaaaagaaacttttgatttccaaaaaatttagtttttagctagTATTTAAGTCTTTTTTTTGTGCATGCGgttacttaatttaatttgtcttCTGTGTACACCGACGTTATTGACGTTGATTTTGCGGTTGGTTCATGCTTGCTTTGGAAATTCCACCAGGAACAGCTGAAGAATCGCGTGGACACCGattacaaatgaaaatgtaGGTGTAATAGCAGACTGATCATCCATTCATCacgttttgtttgtttgtattaaaaaaaacgctttAAAGGACAAGAATATTCTAAATACGTAGTGGTGTTATAGTGGTATTGTCGGGATTTCTCATtggcaataaaataattcaatcaAAATCGTGCATATCACTATTACACTGGTGTTTTAGTGTGTATTACATTAACTTGGTTTTTATGAACTAACCAGCTTTGTGTTTAAACAAGTGCCAATTATTGCGTTATTTATTGTAGCGGATCGAGCGaaggtatttttttatgcgTTGGCGAAAATGGTGATGAAagaagtttaataaaaaccaagTTTTACTCTTAAGTGTTTCCTACTGCTCGCAGTATTGAAATGTAATTACATTCCATTCGGTGCAATTAGgacaaattgtaaaatattccCGCTGCGAAAAAACCTATGTGTAAATTGCAATACTGTGGTTTTGATTCATATCTAAGGCCGTTTgtgctttattatttattataatcttCTCGTATTTATTGATTTGTAAAGGAAGTGGGTTTaggtcttttattttttacactgGGTGGGACCGAGTTCGGATCAAAGCCACACGTTTTAGTTCGATTTTTACGTATCTGTGATATTAATTGACTCATAATTTTAACGCGAAACAAtacaaagttttattatttttgatttaaattaattgcccACCCGGTGTAATGCTCCAGTATTAAGTCcatctttttatatttttatttatcgtGTTAATCAAGTCGTGCACTATTTTCTGTGTATTCTGCCTGTAAACAAACAGTTAATAATTGTTGTGTACTTACATACGTATCGAACTGACCTTCAAACCGCTCTGTTGTCGGACCGATTTGTTGGtcggtttgtaattttttgcaaatgaaatATTGTGTATATGGCTCAGGTAATTGTGCATATTTGTAAATGTTGGTAGGGTAGTAGCTGATTATGGTATTTGAGTAATAATGATCATAATTACTTGAATATACGCTTTGGAATTTGTTGGCAGAAacgaatttttatattaaattgttattaggTATATTGTTagcgaaaattttaatactcATTGTTTTAACTGCTTAGTggaattttgctttaaaaatataaatatttcaacatttttacatGTATTATTTGTAGTTTAGTACCTGCATTGC is a genomic window containing:
- the PIP5K59B gene encoding phosphatidylinositol 4-phosphate 5-kinase type-1 alpha isoform X8, which codes for MASGDTIETIEVVEPSLTISMNNAKDSGGLHDSLDESEDKDSSLQRALQDAGQKQSSNVAKTKAEREKERERKIGHRRVGVGGEITYKKIQTSQIMGSIQLGIQHAVGGLASKPERDLLMQDFMTVETTNFPSEGSNHTPAHHFSEFKFKTYAPIAFRYFRDLFGIQPDDFLMSMCDSPLRELSNPGASGSIFYLTSDDEFIIKTVQHKEGEFLQKLLPGYYMNLNQNPRTLLPKFFGLYCYQCNSKNVRLVIMNNLLPSSVVMHQKYDLKGSTYKRKASKAESQKRSPTYKDLDFMEHHPEGILMEADTYNALVKTIQRDCRVLESFKIMDYSLLLTIHNLDQAQREKQEQRSRNNLEEVPEEGTLSDPSGALLYNEREREKEDRIGAAALNRSRSINRQRLVAHSTAMESIQAESEPIDEDEDVPPGGIPARNAKGERLLLFIGIIDILQSYRLKKKLEHTWKSMIHDGDTVSVHRPSFYAQRFQKFMAEKVFKKIPSLDLPEIKGNHRKFRTLVTSYIALKHSPSKRKSLSRPLRPHEESDNNTTVQAQVNASQQNGSKTVSPTETIPAKISPPAYPSSVGTPLTSPPASSYPAVLVGRSSTESKPKVPPPVPPRGTPKVKKGGNVNGKGVAPSCCSTPPPTFDEVLEQRASASLEGVPSSTPARVRVGSHHSHHHVTVKNYKEDVVSITDIKLESRAETKSSLSVESGSSGAGHSSHSRGLAWTPPASVEGSTPTWTEGTPSFTESSSSGDMDAPLRSKKR
- the PIP5K59B gene encoding phosphatidylinositol 4-phosphate 5-kinase type-1 alpha isoform X2, whose translation is MASGDTIETIEVVEPSLTISMNNAKDSGGLHDSLDESEDKDSSLQRALQDAGQKQSSNVAKTKAEREKERERKIGHRRVGVGGEITYKKIQTSQIMGSIQLGIQHAVGGLASKPERDLLMQDFMTVETTNFPSEGSNHTPAHHFSEFKFKTYAPIAFRYFRDLFGIQPDDFLMSMCDSPLRELSNPGASGSIFYLTSDDEFIIKTVQHKEGEFLQKLLPGYYMNLNQNPRTLLPKFFGLYCYQCNSKNVRLVIMNNLLPSSVVMHQKYDLKGSTYKRKASKAESQKRSPTYKDLDFMEHHPEGILMEADTYNALVKTIQRDCRVLESFKIMDYSLLLTIHNLDQAQREKQEQRSRNNLEEVPEEGTLSDPSGALLYNEREREKEDRIGAAALNRSRSINRQRLVAHSTAMESIQAESEPIDEDEDVPPGGIPARNAKGERLLLFIGIIDILQSYRLKKKLEHTWKSMIHDGDTVSVHRPSFYAQRFQKFMAEKVFKKIPSLDLPEIKGNHRKFRTLVTSYIALKHSPSKRKSLSRPLRPHEESDNNTTVQAQVNASQQNGSKTVSPTETIPAKISPPAYPSSVGTPLTSPPASSYPAVLVGRSSTESKPKVPPPVPPRGTPKVKKGGNVNGKGVAPSCCSTPPPTFDEVLEQRASASLEGVPSSTPARVRVGSHHSHHHVTVKNYKEDVVSITDIKLESRAETKSSLSVESGSSGAGHSSHSRGLAWTPPASVEGSTPTWTEGTPSFTESSSSGDMGCPTTPLRQSSNTSMKAGHHKQTVEHAINCLTSEMEQLKNRVDTDYK
- the PIP5K59B gene encoding phosphatidylinositol 4-phosphate 5-kinase type-1 alpha isoform X5; translated protein: MASGDTIETIEVVEPSLTISMNNAKDSGGLHDSLDESEDKDSSLQRALQDAGQKQSSNVAKTKAEREKERERKIGHRRVGVGGEITYKKIQTSQIMGSIQLGIQHAVGGLASKPERDLLMQDFMTVETTNFPSEGSNHTPAHHFSEFKFKTYAPIAFRYFRDLFGIQPDDFLMSMCDSPLRELSNPGASGSIFYLTSDDEFIIKTVQHKEGEFLQKLLPGYYMNLNQNPRTLLPKFFGLYCYQCNSKNVRLVIMNNLLPSSVVMHQKYDLKGSTYKRKASKAESQKRSPTYKDLDFMEHHPEGILMEADTYNALVKTIQRDCRVLESFKIMDYSLLLTIHNLDQAQREKQEQRSRNNLEEVPEEGTLSDPSGALLYNEREREKEDRIGAAALNRSRSINRQRLVAHSTAMESIQAESEPIDEDEDVPPGGIPARNAKGERLLLFIGIIDILQSYRLKKKLEHTWKSMIHDGDTVSVHRPSFYAQRFQKFMAEKVFKKIPSLDLPEIKGNHRKFRTLVTSYIALKHSPSKRKSLSRPLRPHEESDNNTTVQAQVNASQQNGSKTVSPTETIPAKISPPAYPSSVGTPLTSPPASSYPAVLVGRSSTESKPKVPPPVPPRGTPKVKKGGNVNGKGVAPSCCSTPPPTFDEVLEQRASASLEGVPSSTPARVRVGSHHSHHHVTVKNYKEDVVSITDIKLESRAETKSSLSVESGSSGAGHSSHSRGLAWTPPASVEGSTPTWTEGCPTTPLRQSSNTSMKAGHHKQTVEHAINCLTSEMEQLKNRVDTDYK
- the PIP5K59B gene encoding phosphatidylinositol 4-phosphate 5-kinase type-1 alpha isoform X7 — encoded protein: MASGDTIETIEVVEPSLTISMNNAKDSGGLHDSLDESEDKDSSLQRALQDAGQKQSSNVAKTKAEREKERERKIGHRRVGVGGEITYKKIQTSQIMGSIQLGIQHAVGGLASKPERDLLMQDFMTVETTNFPSEGSNHTPAHHFSEFKFKTYAPIAFRYFRDLFGIQPDDFLMSMCDSPLRELSNPGASGSIFYLTSDDEFIIKTVQHKEGEFLQKLLPGYYMNLNQNPRTLLPKFFGLYCYQCNSKNVRLVIMNNLLPSSVVMHQKYDLKGSTYKRKASKAESQKRSPTYKDLDFMEHHPEGILMEADTYNALVKTIQRDCRVLESFKIMDYSLLLTIHNLDQAQREKQEQRSRNNLEEVPEEGTLSDPSGALLYNEREREKEDRIGAAALNRSRSINRQRLVAHSTAMESIQAESEPIDEDEDVPPGGIPARNAKGERLLLFIGIIDILQSYRLKKKLEHTWKSMIHDGDTVSVHRPSFYAQRFQKFMAEKVFKKIPSLDLPEIKGNHRKFRTLVTSYIALKHSPSKRKSLSRPLRPHEESDNNTTVQAQVNASQQNGSKTVSPTETIPAKISPPAYPSSVGTPLTSPPASSYPAVLVGRSSTESKPKVPPPVPPRGTPKVKKGGNVNGKGVAPSCCSTPPPTFDEVLEQRASASLEGVPSSTPARVRVGSHHSHHHVTVKNYKEDVVSITDIKLESRAETKSSLSVESGSSGAGHSSHSRGLAWTPPASVEGSTPTWTEGCPTTPLRQSSNTSMKAGHHKQTVEHAINCLTSEMTHL
- the PIP5K59B gene encoding phosphatidylinositol 4-phosphate 5-kinase type-1 alpha isoform X3, translating into MASGDTIETIEVVEPSLTISMNNAKDSGGLHDSLDESEDKDSSLQRALQDAGQKQSSNVAKTKAEREKERERKIGHRRVGVGGEITYKKIQTSQIMGSIQLGIQHAVGGLASKPERDLLMQDFMTVETTNFPSEGSNHTPAHHFSEFKFKTYAPIAFRYFRDLFGIQPDDFLMSMCDSPLRELSNPGASGSIFYLTSDDEFIIKTVQHKEGEFLQKLLPGYYMNLNQNPRTLLPKFFGLYCYQCNSKNVRLVIMNNLLPSSVVMHQKYDLKGSTYKRKASKAESQKRSPTYKDLDFMEHHPEGILMEADTYNALVKTIQRDCRVLESFKIMDYSLLLTIHNLDQAQREKQEQRSRNNLEEVPEEGTLSDPSGALLYNEREREKEDRIGAAALNRSRSINRQRLVAHSTAMESIQAESEPIDEDEDVPPGGIPARNAKGERLLLFIGIIDILQSYRLKKKLEHTWKSMIHDGDTVSVHRPSFYAQRFQKFMAEKVFKKIPSLDLPEIKGNHRKFRTLVTSYIALKHSPSKRKSLSRPLRPHEESDNNTTVQAQVNASQQNGSKTVSPTETIPAKISPPAYPSSVGTPLTSPPASSYPAVLVGRSSTESKPKVPPPVPPRGTPKVKKGGNVNGKGVAPSCCSTPPPTFDEVLEQRASASLEGVPSSTPARVRVGSHHSHHHVTVKNYKEDVVSITDIKLESRAETKSSLSVESGSSGAGHSSHSRGLAWTPPASVEGSTPTWTEGTPSFTESSSSGDMGCPTTPLRQSSNTSMKAGHHKQTVEHAINCLTSEMTHL